A window of Myxococcales bacterium contains these coding sequences:
- a CDS encoding condensin subunit MukF, translating to METETRAPKDVLLALARQKPALELGSTDVVFLAALHLRGSRSALASFDEPTLVDVFEEVMTFVDEGKSRRRATHAIRRLRDQRTLSRVDHAGVVRRGEFALTRLGTAIAEFFLDEDALTREALTLLMRTLLTSLGGIVAQGAALVHTPEAFRDAVEAPLRVTVRDLVSGIQRRQRGFDLQQEELRHEVGELLRADWFGAVERCQELLDATGRTLRELGEVILRDTHAAQGLLQDVQDLAASAGSEPSVDAARAVMEQVDRVAAWGTARQRAFSEYYQYVHRFLRDVVRLDPSRALTQRLRDQLGGAVGRKFSLVVAGEAPPWLLRDGPPPRDDGPPVKRPKKPREPELETTDEGPDPREVLEAAVTAALTEGVPTLSALTERTTRDTPAEARFVAAGRVAEIAGKLVRPLARAERAWIPTGDGYELEEWTLPRKGVAL from the coding sequence TTGGAGACCGAGACACGCGCCCCGAAAGACGTCTTGCTCGCTTTGGCCCGGCAAAAACCGGCACTCGAGCTCGGGTCGACCGACGTCGTCTTCCTCGCGGCGCTGCACCTCCGCGGGTCTCGTTCGGCGCTCGCGTCGTTCGACGAGCCCACCCTCGTCGACGTGTTCGAAGAGGTGATGACCTTCGTCGACGAGGGCAAGAGCAGGCGCCGCGCGACGCACGCGATCCGCAGGCTGCGCGACCAACGCACGCTCTCGCGCGTCGATCACGCGGGGGTCGTCCGGCGCGGCGAGTTCGCCCTCACGCGCCTCGGCACCGCCATCGCCGAGTTCTTCCTCGACGAGGACGCCCTCACCCGAGAGGCGCTCACGTTGCTCATGCGTACCTTGCTGACGAGCCTCGGCGGGATCGTGGCCCAAGGGGCCGCGCTCGTGCACACCCCGGAGGCCTTCCGCGACGCGGTAGAAGCGCCGCTCCGGGTGACGGTGCGTGACCTCGTGTCGGGCATACAGCGCCGGCAGAGGGGGTTCGACCTCCAACAAGAAGAGCTGCGGCACGAGGTCGGTGAGCTCTTGCGCGCCGATTGGTTCGGGGCGGTCGAGCGGTGCCAAGAGCTCCTCGACGCGACCGGACGCACCCTGCGCGAGCTGGGCGAGGTCATCTTGCGCGACACGCACGCGGCGCAGGGCCTCTTGCAGGACGTGCAAGACCTCGCGGCCTCGGCGGGCTCCGAGCCGTCGGTCGACGCCGCGCGCGCGGTCATGGAGCAGGTCGACCGTGTAGCGGCCTGGGGCACCGCGAGGCAGCGCGCCTTCTCCGAGTACTACCAGTACGTACATAGGTTCCTCCGCGACGTGGTGCGGCTCGACCCGTCCCGAGCGCTCACGCAGCGGCTCCGCGACCAGCTCGGCGGCGCGGTGGGGCGGAAGTTCTCGCTGGTGGTCGCGGGCGAGGCGCCGCCGTGGCTCCTCCGAGACGGCCCTCCCCCACGCGACGACGGGCCCCCGGTGAAGCGCCCCAAGAAGCCTCGTGAGCCCGAGCTCGAGACGACCGACGAAGGCCCCGACCCACGCGAAGTGCTCGAGGCGGCCGTGACGGCGGCGCTCACCGAGGGCGTCCCCACGTTGAGCGCGCTCACCGAGAGGACGACCCGAGACACCCCGGCAGAGGCGCGGTTCGTCGCGGCGGGCCGGGTGGCCGAGATCGCGGGCAAGCTCGTGCGCCCACTCGCCCGCGCCGAGCGCGCCTGGATCCCGACGGGAGACGGCTACGAGCTCGAGGAGTGGACGCTGCCACGAAAGGGCGTAGCGCTGTGA